A part of Terriglobus roseus genomic DNA contains:
- a CDS encoding ABC transporter ATP-binding protein has translation MSAEELKPFLSFRNVNVMRGERTILHDIHLDMRRGERIAILGPNGCGKSTLIKAMTSEIYPLVQPGMHVEIFGRQRWDLTELKRKLGVVTSEPPSKSARHTTSFDAVLTGFFSSATLWPNLTVTDQMRELATVAMKHVGADQFAQQELGTLSAGQQKRVMIARALVGSGDTPEERMLLMDEPSNALDIAAQAELRNTMRSLVQLGTGLILVTHHIADIIPEIDRVLMMRDGRIVADGSREEMITEGKLYDLFGVRVNITEKDGYLHAW, from the coding sequence TTGTCTGCTGAAGAGCTGAAGCCTTTCCTTTCGTTCCGCAACGTGAATGTGATGCGTGGTGAACGCACCATCCTGCACGATATTCATCTGGATATGCGACGTGGCGAACGCATCGCCATCCTTGGCCCAAACGGATGCGGCAAGAGTACGCTCATCAAGGCCATGACGTCAGAGATCTATCCATTGGTGCAGCCAGGAATGCACGTAGAGATCTTTGGTCGTCAGCGCTGGGACCTTACGGAGCTTAAACGTAAGCTCGGTGTTGTGACGTCGGAACCGCCAAGTAAATCCGCACGTCACACCACGTCGTTTGACGCAGTATTGACGGGCTTCTTCTCATCCGCAACTCTATGGCCGAATCTTACCGTGACGGACCAGATGCGAGAGCTTGCAACTGTTGCCATGAAGCATGTGGGAGCAGATCAGTTTGCACAGCAGGAACTGGGAACGCTCTCTGCGGGGCAACAGAAGCGCGTGATGATTGCGCGTGCTCTAGTGGGAAGCGGCGATACTCCAGAGGAGCGGATGTTGTTGATGGATGAACCGTCAAATGCCTTGGATATTGCAGCACAGGCCGAATTACGCAACACCATGCGCAGTCTCGTGCAGCTGGGGACTGGATTGATCCTGGTGACGCATCACATTGCGGACATTATCCCAGAGATCGATCGTGTACTGATGATGCGCGATGGACGCATTGTCGCAGATGGATCACGTGAAGAGATGATCACGGAAGGCAAGCTCTACGATCTATTTGGTGTTCGCGTGAACATCACGGAGAAGGATGGCTATCTGCACGCATGGTAG